GTCATTCACGATGCCCGTCGTGGTGGGGTGCAGTCGGTCATGCTGCGGGTCATTGCCGCTCTCGACCGGAACCGGGTAGAGCCGACCGTGCTGTTCCCTTTTGACGGACCGTGCGCCCGGGAATTGCGGCAGCTGGGGATCAGGGTTATCGCGGACGGAGCTCAGTTGCCGCTACTCTGGCGCTTAAAAAGGTTCACAATGATCCCGCGGCTGCTGGAACTGGCAAAGCAGGCGGATATCGTGCATCTGAACAGCGTGATGCTGGCTCTTCCCGCTCTGGCCGCGAGCCTGTTCGGGGCCAGGACCGTCTACCACCTCCACGAGCTGCCGGGAAAGATGGGGCGGCTGCTCACAGCTGCCATCATGATGGCTGACTGCGCAGCATTCTGCTCGCAGACCTGCGCAGACCATTTTGCCGCGGTCCGGGCGAAAAAAAAGGTTGTCCTGGTGAATGCCGTCCAACTGCCCGAAGCGCTTGATAAACCGGATTCCGGCAGGGTGCCGAAGGTTGTCATGCTCGGCAGCATCAATTACGGCAAAGGACAGGACCTGCTGCTGGATGCGTTCGCCCTGGTGAGGAATCGGGCAGAGCTCCACTTCTACGGCAATGTTGGGTTGTCTGCCAGAATGTATGCCCGGACCCTGCGGGCAAAAGCCGCTGAAACGCTGGCAGGCACGGTTTTTTTTCACCCCCCTACCGATGACGTCAGCGGACTGCTTGCCGAAACCGATCTTCTGGTGCATACTTCGCGGCGTGAATCGTTCGGAATGGCCCTGGTCGAGGCCATGGCTGCCGGGATACCGGTGATCGCCAACAATCTCGGCGGCATGCGCGAGGTCGTCGCTGATTGTGAAACCGGTTATCTTGTCGAGCCGGGCAACCCGGAACTGCTAGCTGCGCGGATCGATACCCTGCTTGCCGATCCCGGCCTCCGGAAGCGGATGGGGAGGGCGGGGCATGAGCGGGTCCGTGAGCGTTACGACATTGCCGTGCGGGTCAAGGATTACCATGAACTCTATGAAACCTTGCAGCATGCGGAGAGATAACCCTTGAAGATCGTTTTCCTCGCACCGTTCGGCATTCGCCCCAAGGGAACACTGATTGCCAGGATGCTCCCCCTGGCGGACGAACTGCAGCGGCTCGGGCACACGGTGACTATCATTGCGCCACCCTATACCAACCCTGAGGATTCCGGGAAGGTGGAGACGGTCCGCGGGGTGACCATCCGCAATATCGAGCTCTGCGGTGGCGGGCTGATGGCTCCGCCAAGGCTT
The sequence above is a segment of the Geoanaerobacter pelophilus genome. Coding sequences within it:
- a CDS encoding glycosyltransferase family 4 protein is translated as MPHPFRERLMEKPLQVLYVIHDARRGGVQSVMLRVIAALDRNRVEPTVLFPFDGPCARELRQLGIRVIADGAQLPLLWRLKRFTMIPRLLELAKQADIVHLNSVMLALPALAASLFGARTVYHLHELPGKMGRLLTAAIMMADCAAFCSQTCADHFAAVRAKKKVVLVNAVQLPEALDKPDSGRVPKVVMLGSINYGKGQDLLLDAFALVRNRAELHFYGNVGLSARMYARTLRAKAAETLAGTVFFHPPTDDVSGLLAETDLLVHTSRRESFGMALVEAMAAGIPVIANNLGGMREVVADCETGYLVEPGNPELLAARIDTLLADPGLRKRMGRAGHERVRERYDIAVRVKDYHELYETLQHAER